CACGTCGCGCCCAGCCGCCCATGGGCAGCGGTCGGACGTCGTACCGGATGCCCGCTCGGGGCGGCACGGCCCCGGCGGCGAACTTCGGACCCGGCACCGGGACCAGGTCCGGTGCGGCCAGCCCGGTCACGCCCAGCGTGCCCAGCGCCTCCGTCGCCGCCGGCCCGACAAGCGACAACAGCGCCCGCTCGGCTGTCGCGTCGCGCGGCTCGACCCTGCTGAAGAACCGCATCTTCTCCAGGTACGACAGCAGACCCTCGGTCGCGCCCGGCTCGGTGTCCAACCAGGTGGTCTCGCCGTCCTCGGCGACCAGGGCGTGCTGCTCGACGTGCCCGTGCGGGGAGAGCACCAGCAGCTCGGTGCCCTCGCCGGCGGCCAGCGTCGACAGGTGCTGCGAGGTGATCGTGTGCAGCCAGCCGGCGCGTTCCTCGCCGGGCACCGCGATGATCCCCCGGTGCGACCTGTCGACCAGGCCGACCTCGGTGTCCAGGGTGCGCTGCTCCCGCAGCGGGTCGCCGTAGTGCGCGGCCACCCCCCGCACCCCGGCCGCGACGTGCGCCGGGTCCGGCTGGTCGCGGCTGGCCTCGTCGATGCTCTCGACGGCCACCGCGCCCGCGATGTCGATCATTTGTGATCCCCGTTCTCGCAGCGGTCGCAGACACCGAAGAGTGACACGTGCCCGATGTCCACCCGGAAACCCCGCTGCGCTGCCAACTGCTCGGCGAGCGGGCGGAGCAGCTCCGGATCGATCTCGTCGATCGCGCCGCACTCCCGGCAGACCAGGTGAACGTGTTGGTGCTCACCCGCCGCGTGGTAGGTCGGCGAACCGTGCGAGAGGTGGGTGTGGGTCACCAGGCCGAGCCGTTCCAGCAGCTCCAGCGTGCGGTAGATGGTGGTGATGTTGACGCCGGCGGCGACCTCCCGGACGGCGGTGTGCACCTGCTCCGGGGTGGCGTGGCCCAGATCGAGCACAGCCTGGAGGACGAGCTGCCGCTGGGCCGTCAGCCGCAGCCCACGGGCCCGGAGCATTTCCGCGAGGGAGGATTCGGACACCGTCCGATCATAGTTCGGCAGCCGTGACTGCCCCGCCGCGCGACTGCCGTCGCTACCCTCGACCCTCATGGCGACGTCCTTCACCGACCCGGACCCGGTCGGCCCGACCACGCGGATCGCCGTACTCGGACACGGCCCGGTCCCCGCCGCCGAGCCCGTGGTACGCGGCGACGACCGTGGCGTCCTGCACGGCGACGGGCTCTTCGAGAGCATGCACCTGCGCCAGGGCCGGCCGTGGCTGCGCGACGAGCACCTGGCCCGGCTGGCCGCGTCGGCAGCCGCCATCGAGTTGGCCCTGCCCGACGCCGCCGCGCTCACCGACCTGCTCGACACGGTCTGCGCCGACTGGCCGGCGCGTGTCGAGGGAGCGCTGCGGTTGGTCTGCACGCGGGGCCCGGAGGGCGGCGGGCCGACGGTCTACGCCACGCTGAGCGAGGTGCCGGTGGCGGCGCGGGGGGCGCGACGGGACGGGATCAGCGTCGCGACCCTGCCGCTGGGGGTGCCCGCCACCGCCCGCGCCGAGGTGACCTGGCTGCCCACCGGGATCAAGTCCACCTCGTACGCCGTCAACAGCGCCGCCCGCCGCTGGGCGCGCGGCAACGGGGTGGACGACGTGCTCTGGGTCTCCTCCGACGGGTACGCCCTGGAGGGACCCACGGCCAACGTGGTGTGGCTCACCGGGGACACGCTCCGTACGGTGCCGCCCGCCAGCACCGGCATCCTGCCCGGAACGACAGTCGCCTGGCTGCTCGCCCACGTCGGCGAGCTGGGCCTGAGCGCCGCCGAACGGATGGTCACGCCGGCCGAGCTGCACGCCGCCGACGGGGTGTGGTTCGCCTCGTCGGTGCGTGGGCTCACCGAGGTGCACACGCTGGACGGGGTGCGCCGGGACCGCTGCCCGCGGACTCCCGCCCTGCACGCGCTGCTGGGTTTCCCCGTCGACTGACCGTCAGCCGTCGACCCGGACGGTGAGCGTCAGCCGCCGACCCGGACGAGCCGGGCCGAGAGGTGCGGGCTGAGCGGGTGACCCACCGCCGCCATCTCCTGGGCGTAGAGCAGCGCGCCCTCGACGATGCCGAAGAGGCGGAGCCCGCCGGTGACCTCCTTGGCGGTCGCCGTCCGGACCACCGCGTCGGTGGCGAACTCGATCTGGGTGCCGGTGCGCTTGCCGAGGTGCAGCTCCATCACCCCGGTGGGGGTCGTGAGCAGGGCCTCCAGCTCGTCGGTCGCCCGACCGTCCACCAGCACCGGTCGCCACCAGCCGACCTCGCGCCCGGCCGGGCGGACGGGCCTGCTCTGCTCGTCGAGGATCCAGGCACGCGACTCGTAGTGCAGGAACGGCCGGCCGTCGTGGCTGATCCGGATCTCCTGCGCGTAGTCGAAGTCCTCGATGGTGGGGAAGCCACCCTTGCCCCGGCCGCGCCACAGACCGACGTACGGCAGCAGACCGTCGAGCGCCGGGTGCAGCTTCGGGCCGACCCGCAGGTCGTGACTCTCCTCGAACGGGTACTCCTCGACCGGCGGCGCGTTCAGCCACGGTGGCTGCAGCGGGTTCTCGTCGCTCACCAGCGTCCCCTCGAAATGCGTACGGCCAGGTAGACCAGGCCACCCGCGAGCCCGCCCAGGCCGGCGACCAGCAGGCTGACGAACCCGATCTCGGTAACCATCGTGACCATCCTATGCTGGGTCTCATGGCCCGCTCTCTCGTCGTCAAGGTCACCGCTGGGGCGGAGGCCCCGGAACGGTGCGCGCAGGCGTTCACGGTCGCCGCCACGGCGGTCGCCGCCGGTGTGGACGTCTCGCTCTGGCTGACCGGGGAGTCGACCTGGTTCGCGCTGCCCGGCCGCGCCCAGGAGTTCGAGCTGCCGCACTCCGCGCCGCTGGCCGAGCTGCTGCACGTCATCCTGACCAGCGGTCGGGTCACCGCCTGCACCCAGTGCGCGGCCCGGCGGGAGATCGGCCCGGACGACGTACTGCCCGGTGTGCGGATCGCGGGCGCCGCGGTCTTCGTCGAGGAGGCGTTGGCCGAGGGCGCGCAGGCACTTGTCTACTGACCACCGGCACCCCTCGGGCTGCGGCGTGGGCGGAGTACGGATACCGACCCGACATCTCGGACGGCTGCCTACGATTCGGATGTGACCGAGGCGACGGAGAGGTTCTTCGAATCACTGCCGACGCGTACCCCCGCCGTCCTGGGCGGCCTGGCCACCGGGACCCTCCAGATCGATCTCGGCACCGACCACCGGACCGAGCACTGGCTGGTCCGGATGCGGCCGGGGGCGGTACAGAGCAGCCGTGAGCGGGGCCCGGCCGACGCCATCTGGTACAGCAGCTCCGCCCTGTTCGACAGGCTGATCAGCGGAGAAGCTCAGGCGCTCGCGGCGGTGCTGCGCAACGAGAGCACGTTCAGCGGTGACGTGGTGCTCTTCCTGGCCTTCCGCCGCTTCTTCCCGAGCCCTCCGGGCACCCGCGACCCACGCGAGGTGGCCCGGGAGGCAGTCGGGCGGCGGGCGTGAAGGATCTCGTCAGCATCCTGGACGGCAACACCTTCCTGGTCAGCGACCGTCGCGGAGACATCGAACCGTCCTTCGCCTTCCCGACCGGGTTGTTCTCCTTCGACACGCGTTTCCTGTCCAGTTGGGTGCTCACTCTCAACGGCGAGCGCCTGCACGCCCTCTCCGTCGACGACAGCGAGTCGTACCGGACGACGTTCTTCCTCGCCCCCGGCGAACCCACCCACTACCTGGACGCCAAGGCGTCGGTGATCCGCAGCCGAGCGATCGGGGGCAGCTTTGACGAGGAGCTGACCGTGCTCAACCACTCCGGCGAGGAGGTCGACTTCACAGTCCGACTCGAGATGGGCAGTGACTTCGCCGACCTGTTCGAGATCAAGCACGCCCAGGAGAAGGTCGGGCGGACGACAATCGCGGTGACCGACAACGAGCTGCGGTTGACGTACCGGCGGGAGGCGTTCCACCGGGAGACAGTGGTCCGCTCCACGGTGCCGGCGCAGGTGGACGCCTCCGGGATGACCTTCCGGGTCCGGATCGACAGCAACAGCGAGTGGACCACAGGGCTGCACGTCTCCACAGTCGTCTACGGGGCCCGCGGCGAGGACATCCGAGCCACCCTGCCGTACGCGGGCAGCCGCGGCGGCGACGCCATCCGCGCCGAGCAGCAGAAGCTGATCGACCGGGCCCCGAAGCTCGGCTGTGACTGCGAGCCGTTGGCCGGGGCGTACCGGCGCAGCCTCAACGACCTGGCCGCTCTGCGGTACGAGTCGATCGCGCTCGGCGTACGGCTGATCGCCGCCGGTCTGCCGTGGTTCATGACCCTGTTCGGCCGGGACAGCATCATCACCTCGTTGCAGGTGCTGCCGTTCCTGCCGGAGCTGATCCCGCCGACGATCCTCATGCTGGCCGGCCTTCAGGGGCACCGGGTGGACGACTTCCGGGACGAGGAGCCCGGCAAGATCCTGCACGAGCTGCGGTACGGCGAGACCGCCGGCTTCGAGGAGCAGCCGCACTCGCCGTACTACGGGTCGGCCGACTCGACGCCGCTGTTCGTCATCCTGATCGACGAGTACGAGCGCTGGACCGGCGACACCGCGCTTGTCAAGCGGCTGGAGCCGCAGGTCCGGGCGGCCCTGGAGTGGATCGACACGTACGGCGACCTGCTCGGCACCGGCTATCTCTGGTATCGGACCCGTAACCCGGAGACCGGGTTGCAGAACCAGTGCTGGAAGGACTCCTGGGACGCCATCTCGTACGCCGACGGTCGGATGCCGGACTTCCCCCGGGCCACCTGCGAGTTGCAGGGCTACGCGTACGACGCGAAGGTCCGGGCCGCCCGGCTGGCTCGGAAGGTCTGGAACGATCCGGAGTACGCCGACCGGTTGGAGCGGGAGGCGGCGGCGCTCAAGCAGCGGTTCAACCACGACTTCTGGATCGCCGACCGGGAGTACTACGCGCTCGCCCTGGACGCCGACGGCCGGCAGGTGGACGCGCTGACGTCGAACATCGGGCACCTGCTGTGGAGCGGGATCGTTGACGAGTCCCGGGCCGGCAAGGTGGTCGACCACCTGCTCGGGCCGCGACTGTTCTCCGGCTGGGGGGTGCGGACCCTCGCCGAGGGTGAGGGTCGGTACAACCCGATCGGCTACCACGTGGGCACCGTCTGGCCGTTCGACAACTCGATCATCGCCTGGGGCCTGGGCCGGTACGGCTACCGGGACGAGGCCGGGCGGATCTGCGACGCGATGCTCGCGGCGTCGCACTACTTCGACGGGCGGCTGCCGGAGGCGTTCGCCGGCTACGCCCGCAGCCGCACCGGCTACCCGGTGGAGTATCCGACCGCGTGCAGCCCGCAGGCCTGGTCGAGCGGCACCCCGCTGCTGTTGTTGCGGGTGATACTGGGGCTGGAGCCGCAGGGCGAGCACCTGATCATCGATCCGGCCGTGCCACCGGGCATGGGCCGGGTGGAGCTGCTGGACATTCCCGGTCGCTGGGGCCGGGTGGACGCCCTGGGTCGCAGCCGCGGTCCGCAGGATCAGGAGACGGACGGCTGACCCGGACGCGACGCCCGGCTCAACCGGGGCAGCCGACGGTGGCGGCCACCCGTGCGGAGTCCGGGCCGAGTTCGGCAAGCACTGTGACGTCGCCGGCGCGGTACGCGTACACCGGGGGGTTGTCCAGCAGCGGGGTGCCGCCGGCAAGCGGGGCGAGGGCGCCGGCCGCGGCCGGGCCGGACCCGGCGGCGGACCGTGCGGTACGGGCCAGGGCGCCGTCCGGGCACGGCGCGGTGACCAGCTCCGGCGCGGCGTCGCTCGAGCGGTCGAGCGCGGTCAGGGCGGCCGTCAGGGCGGTGGCCTCCGGGCCGGCGCCGGTGGCGGGCTTCGGGTCGTAACCGGCGCCAAGCGGACGGCAGCCGGTGTCGACTGTCAACCGGAGCCGGCCGTCCCCGGTCGGTCGCCCCTCGACGGCGACGAAGTCCCCGGCGTCGGCGTGCAGTTCCGGGCCGTCCAGGCCGGGGCCGACCCCGGCCCGCCAGGTCGCTGGAAGCCGATCGGCGATGCCTCTCAGCACGGCCTGCTCGGTGCCCACGGCCGCGAGCACGCCGACCTCGCGGCGCAACGCCGCCCCGTCGGAGAACGGGGTGACACGGCAGCCGGCGTTGATCCGCATCGCGCCCAGCTCCAGCAGCCCGGCCGCGCCGGCGGCCCGGGCCAGCTCACCGACCGCCCGGTCGACCACCGGGGCGGCCTCGTCGACGGAGCGCTGCTCGCGCACGGTCGGCGGGTCGTCGCGGACCGACATCCAGGCGAGCCCGGCCAACAGCACGGCCCACAGCACTGTCGCGACCAGCAGCCAGCGCCGCCCACGCCGGGCGGGTGCCGGCGTGGCGGGATCGCTCGACGGGGCCCACCCCGTCTGGACAGCACCGCTCACCCGGCCATGGTGTCACGGGCGGTCCGCCGCGCCGGAGGCAGCGGTCGGGGGCCGGGACGACGACGGGTCAGGCCGGCGGGGGCGGCGGATCGAGCCGGTAGCCGACCCCGCGCACGGTGTGCACCCGTGGCCCTCCCGGAAGGCCGCGCAGCTTGTGCCGGAGCCGCTTGATCGCGGAGTGCAGGATCGCCGTGTCGCCGAGGTACGCGCCGGCCCAGACCGCGGCGAAGAGCTGCTCGTAGCTCCACACCACAAGCGGCGGACCGACGAGCCGGGCGAGCAGCTCCCGTTCGTTACGGGTGAGCGGGAGTGGATCGCCGCGCCAGGTGACCAGGTGCCCGGCCCGGTCGACGACCAGCTCACCCCAACTGACCCGCCCCTGCGGCGGCGCCGGCGGGGTGGTCGGCCCGACGGCCGGCGTCGAGCCTCCCGACTGTGGGAACAGCATTGCCCGCAGCTGGGTCAGGTCGGCACAGGTCACGACCGGCCCGATCCCGTCGAGCTGCCGTAGCACCCGCTCGCGCACCGAGACGTCCGCACTGACGCAGACGACGATCGGGACCTCTGCACCACCCGCGACCACCACCCGATGATAGTGACGCATGCCGATGTATTTCGGGACCCCGTCCACTCCCGAAACGACGCCACGTCACTGACCAGGTACCGAACGGCGTTATTCAGTGAGCACCGTCCGAGCACGCCTGAGCAGGACTGTCAGCGGACGTGGGGGCGCCACCCCACCCCAACCGCCCGCTGCGCGGCCGTCCCGGCGGTGCGCGCCAGTCCCGAACACATCGGGACCCAATGTGGGGAGGAACAGTGCTCCGACCATCAACCCTGAGGTCCGCTCTCTGGCGGACGGCCGTGGCCTGCGGCGCGGCCCTGCTGGCCCTCACCGCCCAGCCCGCCGTCGCCGCCCGACCCGCGCCCGCGCCGGCCCGCGTGGACCAGCGACTGATCCGCCAGCTCGGCACGACGGGCAGCGCGACTTTCCTGGTCTACCTGCGGGACACCGCGCCGGTGGCGCGGACCGCGAAGCTGCGCGACCCGGACGACCGGGCGCGCGAGGTGCACCGGCTGCTCACGACGACCGCGCAGCGCACCCAGAAGGGCCTGCGCTCGCTGCTCACGACCCGCAAGGCGCCACACACCGCCTACTGGATCGCCAACGCGATACGCGTGACAGGCAACCGCACGCTGCTCGACGAGATCGCCAAGCGGCCCGAGGTCGGCCGGATCGAGCCGACCCGCAGCTACCGCCTGGTGCGCCCGACACCGACCGCCGCCAGCCACGTCGACGCCGACGGCACCGAGTGGGGACTCACCAACATCAACGCCCCGCAGGTGTGGAACGAGCTCGGCGACCGCGGCGAGGGCCTGGTGGTCGCCAACATCGACAGCGGCGTCCAGTACGACCATCCGGCGCTGGTCGGGGCGTACCGTGGGAACCTCGGCGGTGGCGCCTTCGACCACAACCACAACTGGTACGACCCGGCCGGCGTGTGCCCGAGCGCCGAGCCCTGCGACAACAGTGGCCACGGCACGCACACCATGGGCACGATGGTCGGCGACGACCACGCCGGCAACCAGATCGGTGTCGCCCCCGGCGCGAAGTGGATCACCGCGAAGGGGTGCGAGACCGACTCCTGCACCGACGCCTCGCTGCTCGCGGCCGGCCAGTGGGTGCTGGCCCCGACCGACCTGAACGGACAGAACCCCCGCCCCGACCTGCGCCCCGACGTGGTCAACAACTCCTGGGGCGGCGCCGGCGGCGACCCGTGGTTCCAGCAGACCATCGCGGCCTGGCGGGCGGCCGGCATCTTCGGGGTCTTCTCGGCGGGAAACGACGGCCCGGACTGCGGCAGCGCCGGCTCACCCGGAGACAACGCCAACGCGTACGCGGTCGGCTCGTACGACGTGCACGACGCGATCTCCGACTTCTCCGGCCGTGGCGACGGCACCGACGCGCGCTCGTACAAGCCGAACGTCGCCGCTCCGGGCAGCAACGTGCGCTCGAGCGTCCCGGGCAACACCTACGCCGCCTTCGACGGCACCTCGATGGCCGCGCCGCACGTCTCCGGCACCGTCGCGCTGCTCTGGTCGGCGGCTCCGAGCCTGAAGGGTGACGTCACGGCCACCGAGGAGCTGCTGGACCGGACCGCACGCGACGTCGACGCCACCGCCTGCGGAGGCACCGCCGCCGACAACAACGTCTTCGGCGAGGGCCGGCTGGACGCGTACGCGGCGGTGCGGGCCGCCCCGCGCGGCGCCGTCGGGCGGATCATCGGCACGGTCACCGCCGCCGGGAACGGCGACCCGATCGTCGGCGTGACAGTCGGCGACGGCACCCGCAGTGTCACCACCGGCACGGACGGCCGGTACGCGCTCACCCTGCCGGCAGGCGAGGCCACTGTCACCGTCAGCGCCTACGGGTACGCCGGGCAGACGGCCACCGTCACCGTCACCGACGGCGGCACTGTCACCGAGGACTTCGCCCTGGCGGCGAACCCGTCGGTCACCGTGCGCGGCCGGGTCACCGACGGCTCGGGGCACGGCTGGCCGCTGTACGCCCGGATCGATGTCGCCGGGCGTCCCGGTGGACCGGTGTTCACCGACCCGGCCACCGGGCGGTACTCGTTCACCGTGCCGGGCGACACCACGTACCGGCTGACCGTCACCTCCCGCTACCCCGGCTACCGCACGGTCACCCGGGACGTGGTCACCGGCGCCGGGCCGGCAACGGCCGACGTCGCCGTACCGGTTGAGGCCGTCTGCACGGCTTCCGGTTACGCCAGCAGCTTCGGCGCCCCGGTGCTGGCCGAGAGCTTCGACGGCGGCACCGCGCCGGACGGCTGGTCGGTGCGCAACCGCACCGACGACGGTGGCTGGGCCTTCACCGACCCCGGTGAGCGGGGCAACCTCACAGGCGGCAGCGGTGCCTTCGCCATCGCCGACAGCGACCGTCTCGGCTCCGGCAAGACCCAGGACACCGACCTGGTGTCCCCGACCGTCGACCTGCGCGCCACGCCCGCGCCGGTGCTGCGTTTCCGCAGCGACTGGCGGGCGGTAGGCGTGACCGACGCCGCCGACGTGGACGTCTCCACCGACGGCGGCGCCACCTGGACCACGGTCTGGCACCAGACCGGCAGTCGGCGTGGACCGCTGCTCGAGGAGGTGCCCCTGGACCCGGCGGCGGGAGCCTCCACGGTGCGGGTCCGGTTCCGCTTCCACGGCACCTTCGCCTGGTGGTGGCAGGTGGACGACGTACAACTGGTCAACCGCGACTGCGTGCCGGCCGCCGGTGGTCTGCTGCTCGGCGTGACCACCGACCGCAACACCGGCACGCCGCTCAACGGGGTCGCCGTGGTCAGCGCCGACCGGCCGACCGACCACGGGACGTCGGCGTCGACACCTGACGACCCGACCCTGCCAGACGGCTTCTACTGGCTCTTCTCCGGACTGACCGGGGCACATCCGTTCACCGCCGGCCGAAATCCGTACCAGACGAGCACGAAGACGGCGACAGTGACCGCCGACGAGGCCCGACGGCTTGACGTCGCGCTGGCCGCCGGTCGACTCACGGTCAGCCCGACGAGCGTCGAGTCGTACCAGCCGTACGCCAGCAACCGGACCACGACGGTGACGGTTCGCAACACCGGCAGCGCGCCGGCCGCCGTCAACCTGGTGGAGCGCGGCGGGCGGTTCGACAGGCTGTCCAGGGCCGGTGCGCCTCTGCGGGAGCAGAAGATGAAGGGGGTCAGCAAGGCCCGCGCGGGCACCGCGTACGGCGGGGCGGGGGCGAGGACCTCGGCCGCGCCCCGGGCACAGGACGCCTGGACCGGGATCGCCGACCTGCCGGCGGCGGTCTACGACAACGCGGCGGCCACCCTCGACGGCAAGGTCTACTCCGTCGGCGGTGGCGGCGGCAGTGGCCTGGAGGGCAAGGCCTGGCGCTACGACCCCGACACGGACGCGTGGGCCGCGCTGCCCGACCTGCCGACCGCCCGGGCCAAGCCGGTCGCGGCAGCGGTCGGCGGCAAGCTCTACGTCCTCGGCGGCTGGGGCGCCGACGACGACACGGTCGCCTCGGTGGACGTGTTCGACCCGGCCACGGGGAGTTGGAGCACGGTGGCCGGGGCGACCAACCCGTTCCCGGCCGCGGCGGCCGGCGGCGCGGTGACAGGTGGAAAGGTCTACCTGGTCGGTGGCTGCCTGGACAGCGACTGCACCGACTCGGACCGGCTCGTCGTCTTCGACCCGTCGACCGGCGCGTTCCACACCGGCGCCGCCTACCCGCATCCGGTCTCCTGGCTCTCCTGCGGCGGGATCGGCAGCGCGATCTACTGCGCCGGCGGCACCGGCAGCACCGAGCACACCGACGCCTACCGCTACGACCCAGCTTCGGACACCTGGCATCCGCTGCGGAACCTGCCCGTGGACCTCTGGGGTTCCCAGTACACGGCGGCCGGTGACCTGCTGGTCCTGGCCGGCGGGGTCACTGGCGCTTCGACCACGGTGACCAACCGGACCATCGCGTACGACCCGGTGGCCGGCAGTTGGCGGGACCTGCCCAACGTCCAGTTCGGCAGGTACCGGGGCGCCGCCGCCTGCGGCGCGTACAAGATCGGTGGTTCGCCGACGCCCTTCGTCGGCAGCGCCGAGAGTGAGCGGCTCAGCGGCCTGGACCTGTGCGGCGGGGAGGCGGACCTCCCCTGGCTCGCCACCACGCCCGGCACCTTCACCCTGGCCCCGGGCTCCTCCCGCACGGTCACCGTCAAGCTGACCGCCACGGCGACTGCCGGCGTGGCCCAGCCGGGCACCTACTCCGGTGAGCTGGGCGTCGCCTCCGACACGCCGTACCCGGTCGCAGCGGTGCCGGTGCGAATGAACGTGTCGCCGCCGGCCAGTTGGGGCAGGATCCAGGGCACCGTCACCGGGGTCACCTGCCGAGGAGCCACCGTCGGCGTCGCGGCGACGGTCCGGGTGAACCTGCAGGGTACGACGACCGGCTACACCCTGATCGCGGACGCCCAGGGCCGGTACGCCTGGTGGCTGCCGAAGGGCCGCTACGAGGTGATCGTCGCCAAGGACGCCTGGGTGCCGCAGACGCAGCGCACGCGGATCGAGGCCGGCATCGTCGACACGCTCGACGTCACCCTCGACCCGGTCTCGCCCTGCACGAAAGCCACTGGCATCTGACCGACACCAGCGGGTGGCCGGCGACCGTTCGGTCCCCGGCCACCTGCGGTGACGACGACCGGGGCCGGTCACCCAGGAGGGTGACCGGCCCCGGTCGATCAGAGCAGTGGGTCAGGCGACGGTGACTGTTACCTCGTTGATGCCCCGGCCGGCGGTGACGGCGGCGTCGCCGTTGCCGTGCCGGGACAGCGCCCGCAACGTCCAGGAACCCGGCGCGGCGAAGAACCGGAACTGGCCGGCCGCCGACGTGACCACCTCGGCGGTGAACTCACCTGTCGAGTCGAGCAGTCGGACGTACGCGCCCGGCACGGCCTCGTCCTCCGCCGAGCGGACGATGCCTGTGATGACGGTTTCCTTCTCCAGGTCCAGGCTGGCCGGCAGCGGCGCGGCCTGGTCGGGTGCGGCGCAACCCGCAGCTGTGGGAGCAGTCATGGCGATCACGCCTCCCCGGGCTCGTCGCCGAGCGCGACAGGCACGCCGACGAGCGACCCGTACTCGGTCCAGGAACCGTCGTAGTTCTTCACGTTGCGGTGCCCGAGCAGCTCCTGCAGCACGAACCAGGTGTGCGAGGAACGCTCGCCGATCCGGCAGTACGCGATGGTCTCCTTGCCGTCGTCAAGCCCCGCGTCGCCGTAGATCTTGCGCAGCTCGTCGTCGGACCGGAAGGTGCCGTCCTCGTTGGCGGCCTTGGACCACGGGACGCTGATCGCGGTCGGAATGTGACCGGCCCGCTGCGCCTGCTCCTGCGGCAGGTGGGCGGGGGCGAGCAGCCGACCGGCGAACTCGTCGGGGCTGCGCACGTCGACAAGGTTCTTGGTGCCGATCGCGGCGACGACCTCGTCGCGGAAGGCCCGGATGGAGGTGTCCGGCTCCTGCGCGACGTACTGGGTGGCCGGGCGGGTCGCCGTCTCGGTGACCAGCGGCCGGGCGTCCAGCTCCCACTTCTTGCGACCGCCGTCGAGCAGCTTCACGTCGCGGTGGCCGTAGAGCTTGAAGTACCAGTAGGCGTACGCCGCGAACCAGTTGTTGTTGCCGCCGTACAGGATGACGGTGTCGTCGTTGCTGATGCCCCGCTCGGACAGCAGCGCCTCGAACTGCGTCTTGTTGACGAAGTCGCGGCGGACCTGGTCCTGGAGGTCGGTCTTCCAGTCGATCTTGATGGCGCCGGCGATGTGGCCGGTCTCGTAGGCCGAGGTGTCCTCGTCGACCTCGACGAAGACGACGCCCGGGGCGTCAAGGTTCTTCTCGGCCCACTCGACCGAGACGAGTGCGGTGTCGCGACTCATCGAATCACTCCCTGGTGAGGATGGATGGTGAGCCAACGCGCGAATATCGATGGGTTGAACTGTCGCACCGCGCGCGGGACCCAGCGGAAGGACGGGATCACTGGTTCGTGCGACGGCGCCGCTGCCGGGCGTTCGGTGGGATCACCGCAAAGGGTCGAGGACCCTGCGTGCCGGTGGCCGCCGTCAGGCGGCCAGAAACAGCCCCGCCGTCAGATGACAGGGCGACACAGGCAGGTGGCCACGCGGCACAGGTCGACCGCGCGCCGTTTGGTGAGGTGGGTCCCCATGAGCACGGAGCCTACCAGCCAGTGACCGGGCTGCCACTGGACCGACCACCATCCGGGATCGTCCGGGCCGCGGGGCCGCTGCGGCGTCCCGCGGTCCGGACCATTGACGCGCCGCTTAGCCGGCAGAGTTGATGGGCACGTTCTTCGCGTCGGCGGTGACCGCCAGCCCCTCGGGCAACGGCCGAACCTCCCGGACCGCGAGCTGGAACGGCAGGTCGGGCAGCGGCACGTCGATGGAGATGCCCTCGGCGTACTTGTTCAGGATCGTGCGGGCCAGCGGCAGGTTCGGCAGGCCGGCGGCGTCCAGGTTGCTGAAGCGCAGGGCCACGGCGCCGTTCTTGGCGACTGTGACGTCGGCGGTGCCGGCCACTGTGAACTTCTGGCCGAGGATGTCGACCGGGGCGGTGACGGCGAGTTTGCCGCCCTGCTCGCCGAGGGTG
The DNA window shown above is from Micromonospora lupini and carries:
- the ygfZ gene encoding CAF17-like 4Fe-4S cluster assembly/insertion protein YgfZ, with amino-acid sequence MIDIAGAVAVESIDEASRDQPDPAHVAAGVRGVAAHYGDPLREQRTLDTEVGLVDRSHRGIIAVPGEERAGWLHTITSQHLSTLAAGEGTELLVLSPHGHVEQHALVAEDGETTWLDTEPGATEGLLSYLEKMRFFSRVEPRDATAERALLSLVGPAATEALGTLGVTGLAAPDLVPVPGPKFAAGAVPPRAGIRYDVRPLPMGGWARRGVLGVDLLVPRSAMEQVVAELRGAGVPAAGLWAYEAIRVAARQPRVGVDTDHRTIPAEVDLIGPAVHLDKGCYRGQETVARVHNMGRPPRRLVLLHLDGVTTDQPPAAGTPVTLDGRAVGFVGTAVLHHELGQVALAVLKRNVPDDAALLIGETAAAIDPS
- a CDS encoding Fur family transcriptional regulator → MSESSLAEMLRARGLRLTAQRQLVLQAVLDLGHATPEQVHTAVREVAAGVNITTIYRTLELLERLGLVTHTHLSHGSPTYHAAGEHQHVHLVCRECGAIDEIDPELLRPLAEQLAAQRGFRVDIGHVSLFGVCDRCENGDHK
- a CDS encoding aminotransferase class IV; its protein translation is MATSFTDPDPVGPTTRIAVLGHGPVPAAEPVVRGDDRGVLHGDGLFESMHLRQGRPWLRDEHLARLAASAAAIELALPDAAALTDLLDTVCADWPARVEGALRLVCTRGPEGGGPTVYATLSEVPVAARGARRDGISVATLPLGVPATARAEVTWLPTGIKSTSYAVNSAARRWARGNGVDDVLWVSSDGYALEGPTANVVWLTGDTLRTVPPASTGILPGTTVAWLLAHVGELGLSAAERMVTPAELHAADGVWFASSVRGLTEVHTLDGVRRDRCPRTPALHALLGFPVD
- a CDS encoding FABP family protein codes for the protein MSDENPLQPPWLNAPPVEEYPFEESHDLRVGPKLHPALDGLLPYVGLWRGRGKGGFPTIEDFDYAQEIRISHDGRPFLHYESRAWILDEQSRPVRPAGREVGWWRPVLVDGRATDELEALLTTPTGVMELHLGKRTGTQIEFATDAVVRTATAKEVTGGLRLFGIVEGALLYAQEMAAVGHPLSPHLSARLVRVGG
- the mtfM gene encoding small membrane protein MtfM, whose translation is MVTEIGFVSLLVAGLGGLAGGLVYLAVRISRGRW
- a CDS encoding DsrE family protein, whose protein sequence is MLGLMARSLVVKVTAGAEAPERCAQAFTVAATAVAAGVDVSLWLTGESTWFALPGRAQEFELPHSAPLAELLHVILTSGRVTACTQCAARREIGPDDVLPGVRIAGAAVFVEEALAEGAQALVY
- a CDS encoding SCP2 sterol-binding domain-containing protein; translated protein: MTEATERFFESLPTRTPAVLGGLATGTLQIDLGTDHRTEHWLVRMRPGAVQSSRERGPADAIWYSSSALFDRLISGEAQALAAVLRNESTFSGDVVLFLAFRRFFPSPPGTRDPREVAREAVGRRA